A segment of the Synechococcus sp. CBW1002 genome:
AGGTGAGAGTCATCGGGTCACGGAACCGCCTTGCACCCGCCAGCCTCCTTCAGCGGCGCCCCCAGGCCCTCAGAGGGTGACCGGATAGGCCTCCTGGACGCCGTTGATCGTGTGAATCGTCGCCAGCAGGCTGGGAGGGATCGGATCGTCGAGGCTGAGCACCATCACGGCATCGCCACGCACGATGCGGCGGCCCACCTGCATCGAGGCGATGTTGACGTTGTGCTCGCCCAGCAGCGATCCCAGCTGGCCAATGATGCCCGGCATGTCCCGGTGGCGGGTGAACAGCATGTGGTGGCTGGGAGCCACGTTCACCGGGAATTCGTCGATGGTGACCACCCGCAGTTCGCCATCGGCGAACACGGCACCGGTCACACAGTGATTGCCACTGGAACTGCGCGACACCAGCTGCAGGGACCCCCCGGCGAAGTCGCGGCTGCCATCGTCCTTCACCTCCAGCACGTGGATGCCACGGGCCTTGGCCTCGAGGCTGGCATTGACGTAGTTGATGCTGTCGCCCAGGGCGGTGGACAGCACCCCCTTGAGCGCCGCCACCACCAGGGGCTGGGCCGGATGGGCCGCAAAGTCGCCCTGCAGCCGCACTTCCAGCTCGCTGATCTGGCCGCCGGCCAGCTGGCTGATCAGCTGACCCAGGGTTTCGGCCAGCTGCAGGTGGGGCTTGAGCTGCTCCATCACCTCAGCATTGAGGCCCGGGATGTTGACGGCGCTGCGGGCCGGCAGGCCCAGCAACACATCACGGATCTGCTCGGCCACGTCGATGGCCACGTTTTCCTGCGCCTCCTCGGTGGACGCCCCCAGGTGGGGCGTGAGGATCAGCCGTTCCTTCACCCCCCGCAACGGGGAATCGGCCACGAGGGGCTCCTTGGCGTACACATCCAGAGCGGCGCCGGCGATCACCCCCTGCTCCACCGCCTCCGCCAGGGCGGCC
Coding sequences within it:
- the serA gene encoding phosphoglycerate dehydrogenase, which translates into the protein MTKVLVSDPIDQAGIDILSQVAQVDVRTGLSPEELQQVIGDYDALMIRSGTTVTAEVIAAADKLRIIGRAGVGVDNVDVPAATKRGVLVVNSPEGNTIAAAEQALALLLSLSRHVPHAHASTMAGGWDRKKYVGNELYKKTLGVVGLGKIGSHVARVARAMGMEVVAYDPFVSAERAQQMQVKLLPLPQLFAEADYITLHLPRTPDTENLVNAELLRTMKPTARLVNCARGGIVDEAALAEAVEQGVIAGAALDVYAKEPLVADSPLRGVKERLILTPHLGASTEEAQENVAIDVAEQIRDVLLGLPARSAVNIPGLNAEVMEQLKPHLQLAETLGQLISQLAGGQISELEVRLQGDFAAHPAQPLVVAALKGVLSTALGDSINYVNASLEAKARGIHVLEVKDDGSRDFAGGSLQLVSRSSSGNHCVTGAVFADGELRVVTIDEFPVNVAPSHHMLFTRHRDMPGIIGQLGSLLGEHNVNIASMQVGRRIVRGDAVMVLSLDDPIPPSLLATIHTINGVQEAYPVTL